In the Paenibacillus sp. FSL R7-0337 genome, GAAAATATCAATGACTTGTTGATTACCTATCGATTCGCTCATGGCTCACTCCGTTATAATGTTTAATTGTTTAAACGTATTATAGTCTTACATGCCGCCAAAATCAAATATAATATTCATGCCATATGTAGAGTTGAGGAAGCTCGGCCTGATGCTATTCCCGGACGACGGGATTTCCATGGATACAGGTAACGTGAATGTGTGGGTGTATAATAACGATATTTTCTATGATGCCTGTACCAACGGCAACGTCTGCCCCTGGAGCAGCGGTTCACCATTCAAGGCAATCTCTCCACCAGCTAAGGAACGGGCCGTCTTTTTTCTCTCGCCTTTGGGCCTATAGGAGAGGTGTCAATGTGCATCTCACTAGTGAGTATTACTATGATCATTATTTGCTACAATAAAGATATATAGGCAAACTCCATGTGAGGGGAGCGTTGAAGATGCTGAAGAATTTTTCGTTCCAGAGCTTCAAAAGCTTTGATTCATCTATTCTAGAAATTGAGAAATTAACATCGGTTATTGGCACTAATGCAGGCGGTAAAACCAATGCGATTGAAGGGATGAAGATACTCTCTGAAATCTCTTCAGGAAGAGACCTATCTATTATTCTGGATGGCTCTAAGAATATAGACAGTGAGATCAGAGGCGGGAGTGTAGGCTGTCCCAGAATTGGTACAGATACATTTACTCTAGGGTGTCTGGTGGATATTGATGCGGATTATGACTTGGAGTATTCCATAACCATCAAAGTGAGCAATCGTGTTTTTGTGCTTGCTGAGCATTTGTTGAAGCTATCCTCTAGCGGCGACAGACCGGTGACCGTGTTTAAGACCAAAGATACTCCTGACGATTATAGCGATATTAACGCTGAATATAATAATGGGCGCAAGGGAAGAAATCCCGAAGTGACCTGTATTCGTTCTGTCTCTGTTCTATCACAGCTATCGTCCAAGATGCCTACGACTACAGAGTATAATAAGAAGAACGTGTCTTACATAAATCTGGTTCTGGAGCGTCTGGGGAAGATACTCTTCTTAGATCCTTTGCCGGTTCGGATGAGAGATTATTCAAGGATGAGCGACCATGAGCTAAGACCTACGGCCGATAATATTTCTTCTGTTATATATGAATTGTGCAAGAATGAAGAGGTTAAGCAAGAGTTGCTGGACGCAGTAAAGGATCTGCCGGAGATGAAATTTTGGATATTGGGTTCATAAGACTTCCATTGGTGATGTGATGTTCTGCCTGAAGGAGAAGTATGGTGAACGCTCGGAATTCGTGGAGGCCAAGCGTCTCTCGGATGGTACACTCAGATATGTGGCCATTCTCGCTGCACTTATTACAGAAGACCCTGATACTATGATTGTGATTGAAGAGGTGGATAACGGAATCCACCCCAGCCGAATGAAGAGCCTGATCCAAACGATATCCAGACTAACCAAAGAGAGAAAGATAGATGTCATCATTACAACACATAATCCGACCTTACTGAATGCTCTATCCAAAGAAGAATTGTTCGGGGTTGTTTTGTGTTACAGAGATCCTGACAACGGATCAAGTAAATTCTATTCCTTGCCGGATATGGAATCCTTACCGGTTCTTTTGTCAAAAGGTAATCTGGGCGATCTGACGGTCCGGGACGAATTAGTGAAGGCGTTGAAGAAGCCTGCTGAAGATCATACAGATCTAAGCTGGTTGGAGGTGTAGACATATGCATGTTCATATTATCGACACCTCTATTCTATGTAACATTTTGGATCTGCCAGGAATTGATTTCATTACAAAAGGAGAAGCAACAGGTTCTGATTCTGCTAATGTAAGTTGGTGTGGGTGATCTATCCATCATCCAAGTCTACAAGAAGTACAAGAATGTCCCTGCTATCGGCTCTATAAGAATATGGAGTCTGGATCATCATCTACAAGCTTACTATGAAGAGATGCCTTCTATACGGAGACGAAGAGACAGGTAACTAAATCAATCCTTTTCTTTACTGTCAACCAAGTCGATAATCTCACGTATATCCTGAATATTTTGAGCTTCTGCTATTCTAACGATATGATTGAAGCTAATGTTTTCTCTCTTTCCATTGGATAGTTCGCTTAAAGCGGCATGGCGGACCCTGGAGATTCTAGATAACTCTCTTACGGAGATTTCATGCTTAGCAGTCAATTCAGGTATTTTCACTACAATATTCTTCCCCACTGCAAGTTCACTCCTGCGCAAAAAAAATTTTTCAGAATGATACGCATATACGTACCGAATTTCCTCTGTAATTATGCTACGCTGATTTATATCCTAAATTCATAGTGTAGCTTATGAAGGAGGCCCAATACCCAAGATTCTCGAATCGCTATATCATGGTAGTCTATTCCCTAGTGAAGATATAATCTCCAAGGACCCTAATTATCGCCCGCTTAACGGTCAGATTACCGAATCTCTCGAAGCTTGGAAGCAGAAGCTGTCAGTGAGTGAGTTCGAGGAACTGGAGTCTTTACTGGAGCTATATTCACAAGTGCAGGGAATGGATATGACGGCTGCATTTGTGTCAGGGTTAAAGGACGGGGCCATGATGATAATTGAAGTGCTAATTAAGTAAGAGACCTGGATGGTGAATGATGAAAAAAACCATTTTATTGATATCGGGAATTCTTATCTTTTTATTTTCGCTCTGGATAATTTTGAGTTCGGTTTTACGTGCGTACTATACCGATAATATGCCGGACAATTATGAAATAACATTTGGCTATAAAACTAATGATTCGAATTTTGATTTCGTGGATTCAGCAGAAACCTTCACACAAAGGGCAGAGCTAAAAGCCAAGATTGCTTTTCCGGAGCTTTCGACAGAGAGCAGTAAAGGATTGTTCTATGTTACAAGCAATAAAGAAGGAAAAGTAATGAAAACCTTTAAAATAACGATTAACAAAGGCGTGTCAGGACAACTATTCAACTTAGACGCCGAAGGTTGGCCTGCTGGAACCTATGAGTGTACTTTTGAAATGAATGGTCAAATTGTAGCTACAAACAGCTTTTCTCTAAAATAATTCTGGCTATTCCTCCCCATACCTTCCCACCGCCATCTCCGCCGACTTCAGCATGCGCTGCTTCAGCTGCTCGCCCTCAGTGATCTTCACGCGCAGGCCCAGGAAGCGGATGCGGGAGAGCAGGAACTCGCTGTCATCTCTCATGTAGTGGACGGTGATGTGATAGATCCCCGTAGCTTCATCGAAGGCCACTGACTTATCGAAGCAGGAGAAGGTGGCCAAGATCCGCGACAGCTCGGCATTGTAGACCGGAATGACCTGAATGCAGGCGGATTCTCTCAGACCGTCTAGGAGCCGGGCGATCCGTGCCTTGAGGCCTTCTATCCGGTGAGCGGGGATGGGAGCAGGTTCGGCAGACACGATGTTCCGCAGCTTGGTGGACATGAGTGAGCGCTGCCGGGTGCTGTACCACTGCAGATACCACTCCCGCTTATACATATTGTACTCCAGCTTGTGGGGGAAGCCGGACGGATCGGTCCGTTCCCCGCCATGCTTGATCGCATACGTGATCTGAATTCCCTGATTCTCCATGATGATGCGGCGCAGGGGGCGGAGCAGCGGATGATAGACCTGGCGTTCCTTGCTGCGGGCCTTCTCGATGATAATCTCTCCTACTTCAATAGAAGCTTCGGCCTCCAGCAGGGAATTCAGTTTACGTAAGGTCTCCATTGAAAAAGCTTCAGCCGCCGCCGGATGACCCAGCATCGTCTTCAGCCAGGAACGCTCCTGCGAGGTCAGCGCCAGGGAGCCTGCTTCCTCCAGGCGGGAGATGATCTGGAAGTTGAATATTTTCTCAAAGGGATTCATAGTAGCTCTTGATCTCCTTCCATTCCTCCATGAACTGCTTGCGCAGCCAGCGGGGCTCCAGAATCTCGCAGCTTGAACCGAAGCTCCGCAGCCACGGCTTGATCTCGAAGATCTCATTCACCGTAATCTCGTACAGGAAGGTCGTACCCGATTCCTCCGTAATGGTTCCCCACTGCCCCTGCGCCTCGACCCGCTCCCGGATGAAGTTGGCGCCGGACCGGCTTGGGTTATAGAATCGGACGGCCACCTTAACTGTACGATTGGTATCCGTCACCCAGCTATACTCCAGCTGAGTCTCCAATTGCTGAAGCCGCTGCGCGAACTCCTCTTCTTCTACAGGCTCGCCCTCTTCAACCTGGGTCAGGCCGTCCATCCGCAGCTTCTTGATCCCCGTCCGGCTGTGATAGCCGATCAGATACCAGCGTCCATACTGATGATCGTAGACGACACGCAGCGGAAGCAGACTGTCCGTAATCCCTGCCGATTCCCGCTCGAAGAGGGGGTTGGTGTTCTGGGAGGTGTAGTTCATGCCTTTTTTGGGCGACAGATAGAGGAATTTGATTCTCCGGCGCTGCTGAACCGCCCCGAAAATCGTATATAGATGCGCCTCATCCAGAATCCGGGAATGGTAATGGTATTTGTACCTGTGGGTCTCCGTGGCTTCGTGAAGAATGCCCCTTATCCGCAGAGCCTTCTTCAAAGTGTCACGCAGCAGGTAGCCCTGGACGGACGGAATCTGCGTATTAGCAATGACATCTACATAATCGAACAGGTCGAGCAGCTCATCATCCGTCAGCTGGTCCAGCAGCTCGTTGGCGGCTTTGTACCGGTAGGGGCGCTTGTCATTTACCTTTACAATCACGCCTACCTCCTCCAGGTATTTCAGGTCTCCCCGGATGGTCTTCTCGTCCGGCAGCGGCGAATCGGCAGGCATCTGGTCACAGCAGCCGTCATGCAGCTCCTTGGCCGTTAGCTCCTCGCTCTGAAGTGCGGTTAACAGCAGCGTCAACCGGATACTCTCCGTCTCCTTCAGTGATTTCGCCCGGAAAAGGAACAGGAGCAGCGGATCGGCAGATTCATAGTAATTATAGCGGAGCCATTCGGACAGCTCGGTGCCTTGTTCTGCGGTCAGATCCTGCTGCAGGACGGTCACCATCTCTTTGAGATTGCGCAGCGTTTTGTCATAGGTATGTACGGAAATGCCGAGCCGCTCGGCGAATTGCTGCCTGCTGTAGGCTCCCCCGGCTAGTGACAGCATACGGAGAAACTGTATTTCTTTATCGAAGCTTTCCTTGGCCATATGTATCCCTCCAGCCTGTAACGCATTCATGAGTTGTAATAGTTAATACCTCTATTAAGCACCAGAGTTGCTTGAAATGGAAGATTTTTGTCTGCCGCCATACTTCCACCCTGTTCCTTCTTGGCAAAATGAGGGAAGATAAGGCCAGCGAAACCGACTTGGAATGGAGGGATGACATGAACCCTATCAATACGCTCATCCACAAGCAATTGAAGCAGATTGAACAAGAGGAGCAAGTGACGATCCTCTATGCCTGTGAATCAGGCAGCCGGGCGTGGGGATTCCCCTCGCAGGACAGTGATTACGATGTGCGGTTCATCTATGTGCATCGGCCGGAGTGGTACTTATCGATCTGGGATGCACGGGATGTCATAGAGCGTCCTATTAACAATATGCTGGATATTAACGGCTGGGATCTGCGCAAAGCGCTGAAGCTGTTCCATAAATCCAACCCGCCGCTGCTGGAGTGGCTGCAGTCCCCGATCCAGTATGCTGAGAAGTTCAGTGTGGCGGAGCAGCTTAGGGGGATCTCACCGTATACCTTTTCGCCGAAATCCTGTATGTACCATTACTTGAACATGGCCAAAGGCAATTACCGGGATTACCTGCAAGGGGAGCAGGTCAAGATCAAAAAGTATTTCTATGTGCTGCGCCCGGTGCTGGCCTGTGAGTGGATTCACCGGTACGGGGAGATGCCGCCGATGGCATTCGAGGTGCTGGTGGAACGGCTGATTCCAAGGGACAGTGAGCTGTGGAAGGTCGTGCAGCATTTGCTGGCCCGGAAGAAGTCGGGTGAGGAGCTGGACCTGGAACCGCGGCTGAGTGCGATTAACGAGTATCTGGAGGAGCAGCTGCAAGTGCTGGAGAAGACAGCGGCGGCATACCTCAGTGTTAAGACAGACAATCGGGACCGGGAGCTTGATGTTCTGTTCCGGGAGGTTATGCAGGAAGTGTGGGGGTTGAATTTGTAGAGGAGGAAGACAATCATGGCTATTGTACAACTGAGATCAACGAACCCGCAGCTAAGCTTCATCATCCGCAAGAATCCGCAGAGCGGCATGCAGCTTCGCCCGGTCCGTCAGGGTATCGCATACGGCTGGTATTCGGATGAGGCTACTTATAATGTGTACTTCAAGGACGCTGACAATGAGGTCTCCTATAAAAAGAACGATGGCGAGAGCTTCGAGTACCTCAATGTCTCCCGCTATAACACCCCGTTATTCCCGCTGAATGCGGTGAATGAGTTCTTCTCTACCCCGTTCAAGGCGCGGGATGAGCGGGATACGGAGGGGTTTGAGCACTCTTTTACCATACAAATGATTCATGTCGAGCGGCTGCATTACATCCGGTTCTTTGAGCAGCATCTGAAGGATTATACGTTCACCCTGGAGCACCAGGCGCATAAGAGCTATTCCCTGACCATCACTACGCGCAAAAGCCTCTACCACCTCCTGCATGTGGTCAGTGTGCTGTCCTTGTTCTTATCGATCTTCGGTGACGAGTACATCGATATCTCGGACCGGATTCTGGACAAATATATCCGCAGTCTGAACGTGATGGACGCTCCTTTCTATATCCGCAGCCTGTTCGCCCGGAATCTCCTGAAGACCCGGGAGCAGTTCAAACGGTACAAGACGGCTGTCGAGCAAACAGATCTGTACCCGATGGGTCTGGAATATGGCAGTACGGCGATACAGCGGCGGACGTTCATCTCGGGTGTGCTTCCGTTTGATAAGCCCATTCTGGATATCGGCTGCGGCGAAGGCTTCTACGCCATTCCGTATGCCGGGAAGATTGAGGGCACTTATTATGCGGTGGACATCAACGAGGAGCTGCTGGAGGTTGTGAACCGCAAAGCAAAGGCCAAGGAGCTGGATAACATCGTCACCTTCCGCTCGCTGGAGCATTTCCTGGAGCTGTACAACGGAGAGCAGGTGGATGTCATTCTGACCGAGGTGGTGGAGCATATGAGTGAGCTGGAAGCGGCTGCGCTGATCCGGCAGATCATCCGCCATGTGGATTTCGGACAGCTGATTGTGACTACGCCGAATGCGGATTTCAATCCTTACTATGAGCTGGAGGGCTTCCGGCATGAGGATCACAAGTGGGAAAAAGGTCAGGCGGCGTTCCAGGAGTGGCTGACGCTCACACTGCAAGGGCTGGGCGTGGAAGCCGAATTCTCGCTCGTAGGTGACCGGGTGGGGGACATTCGTACTTCGCAGAGCGCCATTGTGCGCAGACAGGAGGGTTAGGCCATGGACATTCAGACGAAGGTACACACGATATTCATGCTGGTGGGCGCGACGGAGTGCGGGAAGTCTACTTTTGCCAAAGAAGTGCTGATCCCACAGCTTAAGGCTGCGGACAGCACCACAGGTCTGCGCACGAATGTGCAGTATCTCTCTTCAGACCTGATCCGTCAGGAGATCTTGGGCTATGACTACGATAAATATGATCAGGTCATGCTGGAGGCCAGCTCGCATACGTTCGCGCTGTTGTTCGAGCGGTTGAAGCGGGTGACCTCCTGGCCGATTAATGCGGAGTTTGTCATTATGGATACGATAGGTCTCGCTGAGGATTACCGCAGCAAGGTGCGGGCGATTGCCCAGGAGAACCAGTATAATCTGGAGGTCATTCTGTTCGATTACCGTAAGCGGGAGGATTATTATGCCTCGGAGCGCTCGAAGAAGCTGATCTCAAATCACCTGAACCGGCTGCGCCGGGAAGTGCTGCCTGTGCTGTCCCGCGAGGGCTACCATGGTATTCATAAGGTGCGGGCCAAGGATTTTCTGCTGGAAGGTGTTGAAGGTACTGAAGGTTCTGGGGAAAAGCTGCCAAACCCGGATTACCGGGTGCATATTCAGGATTGGGAGGCCTATGCCGCTGCGGTGCTTCCGCGAGATCAGGAATACATTGTGGTCGGCGACGTACATGAATGTGTTCAAGAGCTGCAAGGGCTGCTGCGCAGCTACGGCTACCGGATTGAAGAAGGGAAGCTAAGCGCTACGGATAAGCTGAGGAATACACGGATCATCCTGGCGGGCGACTGGATCGATAAAGGCAAGCAGACCCGGGAGATTATCGAGTTTTTGTATGACAATCAGGAGCATTTCCTGTTCGTAATGGGCAACCATGAGAATTTCGTCTACAAGTACCTGCGCGGGGAGATTAAGGGGACTGAGCCGGAGCTGCTGAGAACCTATTTTGACTCCACTCAGGTGTTACAGGAAGATAAAGAGCTGTTCCGTCAATTCTCCGTGCTGGTGGAGCGAGCGAAGCCCTTTTACCGCTATATCGGGAATCGGGGGCCTTCCTTCTATGTGACGCATGCGCCTTGCCGCAATAAGTACATCGGGAAGCTGGATACGAATTCGCTGCGCCATCAGCGCAACTTCCGGCTAGACCGTGAGTCTGCGTACGAGCAGCAGCTGGGCTTCCTGAAGGAGGAGGCGGAGGGCAATCATCCGTTCCATCTGTTCGGACATATTGCCGCGAAGCAGACGTTCCGTATCAAGAACAAATTACATCTGGATACAGGGGCGGTGCATGGGAACGGGCTAACTTCTGTCCTTATAACCTTCAAGCCGTTCTACAAAAGCCATAAATCCCGCCAGCAGCTCTTGCCGGAAGAATTACCGGTTCTCTTCCGCGAAGTGAGCATGGTCTCTGTGGAGGAGCTGGATGCGGAGTCCATGCGCAGACTGCGCTATTCCTCGCAGAATAAGGTCAACTTCATCTCCGGGACGA is a window encoding:
- a CDS encoding AAA family ATPase; amino-acid sequence: MLKNFSFQSFKSFDSSILEIEKLTSVIGTNAGGKTNAIEGMKILSEISSGRDLSIILDGSKNIDSEIRGGSVGCPRIGTDTFTLGCLVDIDADYDLEYSITIKVSNRVFVLAEHLLKLSSSGDRPVTVFKTKDTPDDYSDINAEYNNGRKGRNPEVTCIRSVSVLSQLSSKMPTTTEYNKKNVSYINLVLERLGKILFLDPLPVRMRDYSRMSDHELRPTADNISSVIYELCKNEEVKQELLDAVKDLPEMKFWILGS
- a CDS encoding AAA family ATPase gives rise to the protein MFCLKEKYGERSEFVEAKRLSDGTLRYVAILAALITEDPDTMIVIEEVDNGIHPSRMKSLIQTISRLTKERKIDVIITTHNPTLLNALSKEELFGVVLCYRDPDNGSSKFYSLPDMESLPVLLSKGNLGDLTVRDELVKALKKPAEDHTDLSWLEV
- a CDS encoding helix-turn-helix transcriptional regulator, whose product is MGKNIVVKIPELTAKHEISVRELSRISRVRHAALSELSNGKRENISFNHIVRIAEAQNIQDIREIIDLVDSKEKD
- a CDS encoding DUF6809 family protein, with translation MLESLYHGSLFPSEDIISKDPNYRPLNGQITESLEAWKQKLSVSEFEELESLLELYSQVQGMDMTAAFVSGLKDGAMMIIEVLIK
- a CDS encoding WYL domain-containing protein, coding for MNPFEKIFNFQIISRLEEAGSLALTSQERSWLKTMLGHPAAAEAFSMETLRKLNSLLEAEASIEVGEIIIEKARSKERQVYHPLLRPLRRIIMENQGIQITYAIKHGGERTDPSGFPHKLEYNMYKREWYLQWYSTRQRSLMSTKLRNIVSAEPAPIPAHRIEGLKARIARLLDGLRESACIQVIPVYNAELSRILATFSCFDKSVAFDEATGIYHITVHYMRDDSEFLLSRIRFLGLRVKITEGEQLKQRMLKSAEMAVGRYGEE
- a CDS encoding WYL domain-containing protein — encoded protein: MAKESFDKEIQFLRMLSLAGGAYSRQQFAERLGISVHTYDKTLRNLKEMVTVLQQDLTAEQGTELSEWLRYNYYESADPLLLFLFRAKSLKETESIRLTLLLTALQSEELTAKELHDGCCDQMPADSPLPDEKTIRGDLKYLEEVGVIVKVNDKRPYRYKAANELLDQLTDDELLDLFDYVDVIANTQIPSVQGYLLRDTLKKALRIRGILHEATETHRYKYHYHSRILDEAHLYTIFGAVQQRRRIKFLYLSPKKGMNYTSQNTNPLFERESAGITDSLLPLRVVYDHQYGRWYLIGYHSRTGIKKLRMDGLTQVEEGEPVEEEEFAQRLQQLETQLEYSWVTDTNRTVKVAVRFYNPSRSGANFIRERVEAQGQWGTITEESGTTFLYEITVNEIFEIKPWLRSFGSSCEILEPRWLRKQFMEEWKEIKSYYESL
- a CDS encoding nucleotidyltransferase domain-containing protein, with translation MNPINTLIHKQLKQIEQEEQVTILYACESGSRAWGFPSQDSDYDVRFIYVHRPEWYLSIWDARDVIERPINNMLDINGWDLRKALKLFHKSNPPLLEWLQSPIQYAEKFSVAEQLRGISPYTFSPKSCMYHYLNMAKGNYRDYLQGEQVKIKKYFYVLRPVLACEWIHRYGEMPPMAFEVLVERLIPRDSELWKVVQHLLARKKSGEELDLEPRLSAINEYLEEQLQVLEKTAAAYLSVKTDNRDRELDVLFREVMQEVWGLNL
- a CDS encoding class I SAM-dependent methyltransferase, which encodes MAIVQLRSTNPQLSFIIRKNPQSGMQLRPVRQGIAYGWYSDEATYNVYFKDADNEVSYKKNDGESFEYLNVSRYNTPLFPLNAVNEFFSTPFKARDERDTEGFEHSFTIQMIHVERLHYIRFFEQHLKDYTFTLEHQAHKSYSLTITTRKSLYHLLHVVSVLSLFLSIFGDEYIDISDRILDKYIRSLNVMDAPFYIRSLFARNLLKTREQFKRYKTAVEQTDLYPMGLEYGSTAIQRRTFISGVLPFDKPILDIGCGEGFYAIPYAGKIEGTYYAVDINEELLEVVNRKAKAKELDNIVTFRSLEHFLELYNGEQVDVILTEVVEHMSELEAAALIRQIIRHVDFGQLIVTTPNADFNPYYELEGFRHEDHKWEKGQAAFQEWLTLTLQGLGVEAEFSLVGDRVGDIRTSQSAIVRRQEG
- a CDS encoding metallophosphoesterase, which translates into the protein MDIQTKVHTIFMLVGATECGKSTFAKEVLIPQLKAADSTTGLRTNVQYLSSDLIRQEILGYDYDKYDQVMLEASSHTFALLFERLKRVTSWPINAEFVIMDTIGLAEDYRSKVRAIAQENQYNLEVILFDYRKREDYYASERSKKLISNHLNRLRREVLPVLSREGYHGIHKVRAKDFLLEGVEGTEGSGEKLPNPDYRVHIQDWEAYAAAVLPRDQEYIVVGDVHECVQELQGLLRSYGYRIEEGKLSATDKLRNTRIILAGDWIDKGKQTREIIEFLYDNQEHFLFVMGNHENFVYKYLRGEIKGTEPELLRTYFDSTQVLQEDKELFRQFSVLVERAKPFYRYIGNRGPSFYVTHAPCRNKYIGKLDTNSLRHQRNFRLDRESAYEQQLGFLKEEAEGNHPFHLFGHIAAKQTFRIKNKLHLDTGAVHGNGLTSVLITFKPFYKSHKSRQQLLPEELPVLFREVSMVSVEELDAESMRRLRYSSQNKVNFISGTMSPADKDEVAGELESLRKGLDYFAGRGVSEVVLQPKYMGSRCTVYLFRDVEHCYAVSRNGYKVKAADLTPVYEGLLGRFGTYMAEQGIRVLLLDGELLPWKALGEGLIERQFQPIGRALENELAFLREHGFEDSLGELIQAYEASGFEQDQHHLTKEALNTSYGAHVYQTYKHVRSIRDAYVGLDQRDEAYRVYKRQLELYAGEAELDYKPFAILKEVMESGEERMPEGVTSEQYRFLNDDEILVLDLQEPEAYSRAEEYFAAITVEQKMEGIVIKPEQEQPGVVPYLKVRNPGYLSIIYGYDYRFPHKYAKLMKQKNIAPKLRTSLAEHRLGKHMLEIKLEEISADNSTYKQIAANLLFEVTKEKEIDPRL